One Verrucomicrobiia bacterium DNA window includes the following coding sequences:
- a CDS encoding MqnA/MqnD/SBP family protein, translated as MQNQTLTLGHSPDPDDAFMFYALAKDLIPTSGFRFEHILQDIQTLNERATRGELDISAVSIHAYAYVSDQYALLPSGASMGDGYGPMLVAKQPFTKSEISKRRIAVPGTMTSAFLALQLWLGKPAKEFEFVVVPFDQIFEAVRSGKADVGLIIHEGQLTYQNEGLVVCEDLGVWWGRENDGLPLPLGGNVIHKRFAPEVRSTISEVLTASIQFSLDHRAEAVQHALQFARDMGRDLADRFVGMYVNHWTLDYGKRGRESIRRFLHRGFEQGLIPHRQELEFVH; from the coding sequence ATGCAGAATCAGACGTTGACGCTTGGCCACTCGCCCGACCCGGATGACGCTTTCATGTTTTACGCCCTGGCGAAGGACTTGATCCCAACGAGCGGATTCCGTTTCGAACATATACTCCAGGATATTCAAACCTTGAACGAGCGGGCCACGCGCGGGGAGTTGGACATTTCCGCCGTGAGCATTCATGCGTATGCATATGTGAGTGATCAATACGCGCTGCTGCCGAGCGGTGCCAGCATGGGTGACGGTTACGGACCCATGCTCGTCGCGAAGCAGCCGTTTACGAAGTCCGAGATTTCGAAGCGCCGGATCGCCGTCCCCGGAACAATGACGAGCGCGTTCCTTGCCCTGCAACTCTGGCTGGGAAAACCTGCGAAGGAATTTGAGTTTGTCGTCGTGCCGTTTGACCAGATTTTCGAGGCTGTCCGATCGGGGAAGGCGGATGTGGGCCTGATCATTCACGAGGGGCAGTTGACGTATCAAAACGAAGGGCTCGTTGTCTGCGAAGACCTCGGCGTGTGGTGGGGTCGCGAAAACGATGGCTTGCCGCTGCCGCTCGGCGGGAATGTGATACACAAGCGTTTCGCGCCCGAGGTTCGCAGCACGATTTCCGAAGTTCTCACGGCAAGCATTCAGTTCAGCCTGGATCATCGCGCTGAAGCAGTGCAACACGCGCTCCAGTTTGCGCGCGACATGGGCCGCGATCTTGCCGACAGGTTTGTTGGAATGTACGTAAACCATTGGACCCTGGACTATGGCAAGCGCGGACGGGAATCGATCCGCCGTTTCCTGCATCGCGGATTCGAGCAGGGGCTCATCCCACATCGGCAGGAGTTGGAGTTTGTGCACTGA
- a CDS encoding FAD-binding oxidoreductase, whose product MTVESVTSEVSDTKTVRLKWPDRYNPDFKTGQFITCFWPDEPNYKRAYSLSSCALDRGFYEFTVRRDGKMGTRIVDWIKPGQRMMVLPPTGRFLPVYEPGKHLICIAGGSGVTPFRSFVREATWRKLETKITILYSVRTTNDVIFNEEFRRLEQENPNFKFLVTCTRLAAQDPWIGRRGRIEPAWLREHTTDLANTVFYACGPNALVEFAEGIVFELGATKQQMKTEKWG is encoded by the coding sequence ATGACTGTGGAGTCAGTGACAAGTGAAGTTTCCGACACGAAAACCGTTCGGCTCAAGTGGCCTGACCGTTACAACCCCGACTTCAAAACAGGCCAGTTCATCACCTGCTTTTGGCCCGACGAACCGAATTACAAGCGCGCCTATTCGCTTTCCTCCTGCGCGCTGGATCGCGGCTTTTATGAGTTCACTGTTCGGCGCGATGGCAAGATGGGCACGCGCATTGTGGATTGGATCAAGCCGGGCCAGAGGATGATGGTCCTTCCGCCGACGGGACGATTCCTTCCTGTTTACGAGCCGGGCAAGCATCTCATCTGCATCGCGGGCGGCTCGGGTGTTACCCCCTTCCGCAGCTTTGTCCGTGAAGCCACATGGCGAAAGCTGGAGACGAAGATCACCATTCTCTACAGCGTTCGCACAACAAACGACGTCATTTTCAACGAGGAATTTCGCCGCTTGGAACAGGAGAACCCCAACTTCAAGTTCCTGGTGACCTGCACGCGCCTGGCAGCGCAGGACCCTTGGATCGGCCGCCGCGGCCGCATCGAACCTGCATGGCTCCGCGAGCATACAACGGACCTCGCCAACACAGTTTTTTATGCATGCGGGCCCAACGCGCTTGTCGAGTTTGCCGAGGGCATCGTCTTTGAACTGGGTGCAACGAAGCAGCAGATGAAGACCGAAAAGTGGGGATAA
- the lysS gene encoding lysine--tRNA ligase, translating to MEQQHQSLDALMAQRKAKLEALRSKGIDPFRNKFTPDRSCNDARSRFDQGELPEGTRVSVAGRITAHRDMGKSMFIDVRDQSGRIQVYAQKNVIGDEQFSIFTHLDLGDFIGVTGTLFRTKTNEPSIKLESFTILSKALRPPPAKWHGVEDMEIRYRQRYLDLIGNPDVKNVFLKRSAIVHEIRQFFASRGYIEVETPAMQPIPGGAAAQPFKTFHNALGSDFYLRIAPELYHKRLLVGGIDKLFEIGKNFRNEGLSRRHNPEFTMLEAYHAFADYEVMLETVESLICHVAEKVLGTLVIEHKDAEGGVQKTIDLTPHWKRAKYKDLVRGVAGNDWFDVTPEERRRRAMEDLKLAGDIAKGYEDFEVTGAVFEKLIEPTLIQPTFVTHLPKELVPLAKLSPEDPTCVEVFECCINGQEISPGYTEQNDPIVQRDRLEHQAGGEQQKVDEDFLIALEHGMPPAGGIGIGIDRLCMMLLGQESIRDVILFPQLKPK from the coding sequence ATGGAACAGCAGCATCAATCTTTGGACGCGCTGATGGCGCAGCGGAAGGCGAAGCTCGAGGCTTTGCGCAGCAAGGGCATTGATCCATTCAGGAACAAGTTCACGCCTGACCGTTCCTGCAACGACGCCCGCTCGCGGTTCGACCAGGGCGAACTGCCCGAAGGCACACGTGTCTCCGTCGCTGGCCGGATCACCGCGCACCGTGACATGGGCAAGAGCATGTTCATCGACGTGCGCGATCAAAGCGGCCGAATCCAGGTCTACGCGCAGAAGAACGTCATTGGCGACGAGCAGTTCAGCATCTTCACGCATCTCGACCTGGGTGATTTCATTGGCGTCACGGGCACGCTGTTCCGCACCAAGACAAACGAGCCAAGCATCAAGCTGGAATCCTTCACCATCCTTTCAAAGGCCCTGCGGCCTCCTCCGGCAAAGTGGCACGGGGTTGAAGACATGGAGATTCGCTATCGCCAGCGGTATCTCGACCTGATCGGAAACCCTGACGTGAAGAACGTCTTCCTGAAGCGCAGCGCCATTGTGCACGAGATCCGGCAGTTCTTCGCCAGCCGCGGTTACATCGAGGTGGAGACCCCCGCGATGCAGCCGATCCCCGGCGGCGCCGCGGCCCAGCCGTTCAAGACGTTTCACAACGCGCTTGGCAGCGATTTCTATTTGCGGATCGCGCCCGAGCTCTACCACAAGCGGCTGCTCGTCGGCGGAATCGACAAACTGTTCGAGATCGGAAAGAACTTTCGCAATGAGGGATTATCGCGGCGGCACAATCCGGAATTCACAATGCTCGAGGCGTATCACGCGTTTGCGGATTATGAGGTGATGCTTGAGACCGTGGAATCGCTGATCTGCCACGTGGCTGAGAAAGTCCTTGGAACATTGGTGATCGAGCACAAGGACGCTGAAGGCGGCGTGCAAAAGACGATCGACCTGACGCCGCATTGGAAGCGCGCGAAGTACAAGGATCTCGTCCGTGGTGTGGCGGGGAATGATTGGTTTGACGTCACGCCCGAAGAACGCCGCCGCCGGGCCATGGAAGATCTGAAGCTCGCCGGCGACATTGCCAAGGGCTACGAGGATTTTGAAGTCACGGGTGCGGTGTTCGAAAAGCTGATTGAACCGACCCTGATTCAGCCAACGTTCGTCACGCATCTGCCCAAGGAACTCGTGCCGCTCGCGAAACTGTCGCCTGAGGATCCCACGTGTGTTGAAGTCTTCGAATGCTGCATCAACGGCCAGGAGATTTCCCCGGGCTATACCGAGCAGAACGATCCGATCGTCCAGCGCGACCGCCTGGAGCATCAGGCGGGAGGCGAACAACAGAAGGTCGACGAGGATTTCCTGATCGCGCTCGAGCATGGGATGCCGCCCGCAGGCGGGATCGGAATTGGGATCGATCGCCTGTGCATGATGCTGCTCGGCCAGGAGAGCATTCGCGACGTGATCCTGTTCCCGCAATTGAAGCCGAAATAA
- a CDS encoding VPDSG-CTERM sorting domain-containing protein has product MKHSIVIAALALMATVPSALAVAPPPSVPDAGASGLLLAIACGGLMVVRRFVSKRD; this is encoded by the coding sequence ATGAAACACTCCATAGTTATCGCTGCGCTCGCACTCATGGCTACCGTGCCCAGTGCCCTCGCTGTTGCACCTCCCCCGAGCGTTCCCGATGCGGGAGCAAGCGGGCTCCTCCTCGCAATTGCCTGCGGCGGCTTGATGGTAGTCCGACGCTTTGTGTCTAAGCGCGACTAA
- the gcvT gene encoding glycine cleavage system aminomethyltransferase GcvT, translated as MLKRTPLFESHQKLGGKLIEFGGWEMPVQYTSISDEHLAVRNGAGVFDISHMGEITVSGDAASEFLNSVLTNDIKKLSPGEGQYTLMCNERGGVVDDLYAYQLSENVFLLVVNASRTVGDVAWLQQRLQAFANQASVKMTDASHNYAAIAVQGPRVAEFINECIQGPSTCGLRVGRVTDLKKNQIGGFPWHGATVLVSRTGYTGEDGFEIVGRDESIQQIWDSLLLHGQPFGIKPCGLGARDTLRTEVCYPLYGHELDENTTPIEAGLAFFVALDKGDFVGRTVLAEQKANGVAKKCVAFKMSDKSAPPRPHYPIWINGKQAGEVVSGTQSPSLNAGIGLGYVPAQFAKAGTAIEIEIRGKRFPAVTVKKPILTKRVSGSPAT; from the coding sequence ATGTTGAAACGAACACCCCTGTTTGAGTCGCACCAGAAGCTTGGCGGCAAGCTGATCGAATTCGGAGGCTGGGAAATGCCCGTGCAATACACTAGCATCAGCGACGAACATCTCGCCGTGCGAAACGGGGCAGGGGTTTTCGACATCTCACACATGGGCGAGATCACCGTGAGCGGCGACGCAGCGTCGGAGTTTCTGAATTCGGTCCTCACCAACGACATAAAAAAACTCTCCCCAGGTGAGGGCCAATACACCTTGATGTGCAACGAACGGGGCGGCGTTGTGGATGACCTGTATGCCTATCAGTTGTCGGAAAACGTTTTCCTGCTCGTCGTCAATGCCTCGCGAACTGTCGGTGATGTCGCATGGTTGCAGCAGCGGCTTCAGGCATTCGCGAATCAAGCCAGCGTGAAGATGACGGACGCATCGCATAATTATGCGGCCATCGCCGTTCAGGGGCCACGCGTGGCTGAGTTCATCAACGAATGCATTCAAGGCCCGTCCACGTGCGGGCTTCGCGTGGGGCGGGTAACCGACCTGAAGAAAAACCAGATCGGCGGCTTTCCCTGGCACGGTGCCACGGTGCTGGTCTCGCGCACGGGCTATACCGGCGAGGACGGTTTTGAAATCGTCGGTCGCGATGAGTCGATCCAGCAGATTTGGGATTCCTTGCTCCTGCATGGCCAGCCGTTCGGTATCAAGCCGTGCGGCTTGGGGGCGCGCGACACGCTTCGAACCGAAGTGTGTTATCCGCTTTACGGCCATGAGCTCGATGAAAACACCACGCCGATCGAGGCGGGACTCGCCTTTTTCGTAGCGCTCGACAAGGGAGATTTCGTTGGCCGGACTGTGTTGGCTGAGCAAAAAGCGAACGGCGTCGCGAAAAAATGCGTGGCCTTCAAGATGTCGGACAAATCCGCTCCGCCGCGGCCGCATTATCCGATCTGGATCAATGGCAAGCAGGCCGGCGAAGTTGTCAGCGGAACGCAGAGTCCTTCCCTCAACGCCGGGATAGGTCTTGGATACGTCCCGGCTCAATTCGCGAAGGCAGGAACCGCGATTGAAATTGAAATCCGCGGCAAACGCTTTCCCGCTGTCACGGTGAAAAAACCGATTCTAACGAAACGCGTTTCGGGTAGTCCCGCTACGTAG
- a CDS encoding response regulator, with product MNERDATSTSADFDSGGTKPREGITVLHVDDDPNDTALLQAASRNARVDFRLHNVEDGEQAIAYLSDAQQARGPMPSLVLLDMKMPRATGLEILQWIRKHPDLNRLPVIVLSGSELQEDIRKAYAEGANSYFVKPLGFDALVDLIRNISSVWLAEKDGTSV from the coding sequence ATGAATGAACGAGACGCGACATCAACATCGGCTGATTTCGACAGCGGCGGGACCAAGCCCCGAGAGGGCATCACGGTCCTGCATGTCGACGATGACCCCAATGACACTGCGCTTCTGCAGGCGGCCAGCCGCAACGCGCGGGTCGACTTTCGTTTGCATAATGTCGAGGACGGCGAGCAGGCGATCGCCTACTTGAGCGACGCCCAGCAGGCGCGTGGGCCGATGCCATCCCTGGTGCTGCTGGACATGAAGATGCCGAGAGCGACGGGCTTGGAAATTCTTCAATGGATCCGAAAGCATCCTGACTTGAATCGGCTTCCAGTGATCGTCTTGTCGGGATCGGAACTTCAAGAGGATATTCGCAAGGCCTACGCCGAAGGTGCGAATTCGTATTTTGTAAAGCCTCTGGGATTTGATGCGCTCGTGGACCTGATCCGCAACATCAGCAGTGTTTGGCTGGCGGAGAAGGACGGCACGTCGGTGTAG
- the lipA gene encoding lipoyl synthase yields the protein MPAPSSTEIRPRPRLPEWLRIKLPTSDTFSHTRSLLDELKLHTVCESAKCPNHWECWSKGTATFMIAGDRCTRACGFCAVSTAKPLALEADEPQRVAEAARRMRLRHVVITAVARDDLKDGGAEHFRRTIEAVRQLSPGIVIEVLTPDFNDSDACIENVLHARPQIFNHNLETVRRLTPAVRHRATYDRSLSVLQKAKSRADYALHTKSGMMLGLGEREDEVVEAMRDLRAAGCDILTLGQYLQPTLKHLQVVEFVSPAQFERLGAIAREMGFVHVASGPMVRSSYHADEFHGAEQSAEPRC from the coding sequence ATGCCCGCGCCTAGTTCGACGGAAATCCGCCCGCGTCCGCGCCTGCCGGAATGGCTGCGCATCAAGCTGCCGACGTCCGACACGTTTTCCCATACCCGCTCGCTGCTCGACGAGTTGAAGCTGCACACGGTTTGCGAAAGCGCCAAGTGCCCAAATCATTGGGAATGCTGGAGCAAGGGAACGGCGACGTTCATGATCGCAGGCGATCGATGCACCCGTGCTTGCGGTTTTTGTGCGGTCTCCACGGCCAAGCCATTGGCGCTCGAGGCGGATGAACCGCAGCGGGTCGCTGAGGCCGCGCGGCGGATGCGATTGCGGCACGTGGTGATCACGGCCGTGGCGCGGGACGACTTGAAGGACGGCGGGGCGGAACATTTCCGGAGAACAATCGAGGCAGTGCGCCAGTTGAGCCCTGGAATCGTGATTGAAGTGCTCACGCCTGATTTCAACGACAGCGACGCGTGCATTGAGAATGTTCTTCACGCACGGCCGCAGATATTCAATCACAACCTGGAAACTGTGCGCCGCCTCACGCCCGCCGTCCGGCATCGCGCCACCTACGATCGCTCACTGAGCGTGTTGCAAAAGGCCAAGTCGCGAGCGGACTATGCCCTGCACACGAAGTCGGGGATGATGCTTGGTCTTGGCGAGCGGGAGGACGAGGTTGTCGAAGCGATGCGCGACTTGCGCGCTGCGGGTTGCGACATCCTCACGCTTGGCCAATATCTGCAGCCGACGTTGAAACATCTGCAGGTCGTTGAATTTGTCAGCCCCGCCCAATTTGAACGGCTGGGTGCGATCGCGAGGGAAATGGGATTCGTGCACGTCGCGAGCGGCCCGATGGTGCGGAGTTCGTATCATGCGGACGAGTTTCACGGAGCCGAGCAATCTGCTGAACCGCGCTGCTAG
- a CDS encoding DUF6498-containing protein, translating into MVQLQALRQISRDDWLRPSVIALLAANLVPIFGVLLLKWDVFSLMFLFWVENVVIGLFNVLRMAVVPPTPGFPRATKLFLIPFFCFHFGMFTLVHGIFVLALFGEEPGGGMSSPNPMLFLNVIREYHLFWAVVGLVASHGVSFVSNFLRGGEYKRADLGRLMAQPYARIFVLHVTILGGGLLMAALKEPFAGLIVLIVLKIMIDLASHLAERKKFESDPATAASRH; encoded by the coding sequence GTGGTCCAACTGCAGGCATTGAGGCAGATTTCGCGGGACGATTGGCTGCGCCCGTCCGTGATCGCGCTGCTCGCCGCCAACCTCGTTCCGATCTTCGGCGTGCTGCTCCTCAAGTGGGACGTCTTCTCACTGATGTTCCTGTTCTGGGTCGAGAACGTCGTCATCGGCTTGTTCAATGTATTACGGATGGCTGTCGTTCCTCCGACGCCCGGTTTTCCCCGCGCCACGAAACTGTTCCTCATCCCGTTCTTCTGCTTTCACTTCGGGATGTTCACGCTGGTCCACGGAATCTTCGTCCTGGCGCTGTTCGGTGAGGAACCGGGCGGCGGCATGAGTTCACCCAACCCGATGCTATTCTTGAACGTCATCCGCGAGTATCACCTGTTCTGGGCTGTCGTCGGTCTCGTGGCCAGCCACGGGGTGTCTTTCGTCTCGAACTTTTTGCGCGGAGGCGAATACAAACGCGCCGATCTCGGACGTCTCATGGCTCAACCGTATGCGCGGATTTTCGTGCTGCACGTAACAATTCTTGGCGGCGGACTGCTCATGGCTGCGCTGAAGGAGCCGTTCGCAGGCCTCATCGTCCTCATTGTCCTGAAGATCATGATCGACCTCGCCAGCCACCTCGCTGAACGGAAGAAGTTTGAATCCGATCCCGCGACCGCTGCATCCAGGCACTGA
- the lpxA gene encoding acyl-ACP--UDP-N-acetylglucosamine O-acyltransferase: MSDIHPSAVIHPSAQVGEGCRIGPYCIVGEHVKLGARCRLHSHVVIDGHTTLDAENEVYPFCSIGLQTQDLKWKGGLTRTVIGSNNTFREYVTIHSATSDGNATTLGSHNHVLAYCHIAHDCRVGSHIIMSNAATLGGHVTVEDHAVISISAVHQFCRVGRLSMIGGCSKVVQDVPPFMLADGNPAETRTINKIGLERHGVADETISALRQAYKLLFREGLTLTNAIARIEKELPQSPEMAHLVQFVRTSERGISK; this comes from the coding sequence ATGTCCGACATTCATCCTTCCGCCGTCATCCATCCCTCCGCGCAGGTCGGCGAAGGCTGCAGGATTGGGCCGTATTGCATCGTCGGTGAGCACGTGAAGCTCGGCGCGCGCTGCAGGCTCCACTCGCACGTGGTGATCGATGGCCATACCACGCTGGACGCCGAGAATGAAGTGTATCCGTTCTGCAGCATTGGGTTGCAGACGCAGGATTTGAAGTGGAAGGGCGGGTTAACGCGAACCGTCATCGGCAGCAACAACACGTTTCGCGAATACGTGACGATCCATAGCGCGACAAGCGACGGCAATGCAACGACGCTGGGTTCGCACAATCACGTCCTTGCATACTGTCACATCGCTCATGACTGCCGCGTGGGCAGCCATATCATCATGTCCAACGCCGCCACGCTTGGCGGCCACGTGACTGTTGAGGATCATGCGGTGATCAGCATCTCCGCCGTTCATCAGTTCTGCCGGGTTGGCAGGCTGTCGATGATTGGGGGTTGCTCCAAGGTGGTGCAGGATGTCCCGCCATTTATGCTCGCGGATGGCAACCCGGCCGAGACCCGCACGATCAACAAGATAGGTTTGGAACGCCATGGCGTTGCCGATGAAACCATCAGCGCGCTGCGGCAGGCCTACAAACTTCTCTTTCGGGAAGGGCTTACGTTGACGAACGCAATTGCCCGGATCGAAAAGGAACTGCCGCAATCTCCGGAGATGGCGCACCTTGTGCAATTCGTCCGCACGAGTGAACGTGGCATCAGCAAGTGA
- a CDS encoding glutaredoxin domain-containing protein: MNAKRIRLFIKPYCGWCHKAMRWLDDHDIEYETIDVMADESAYDEMIRISDQELAPVIDVNGEVLADFGPDQLEAFWNKLEKKNARA, translated from the coding sequence GTGAATGCGAAAAGGATCCGACTTTTCATCAAGCCGTATTGCGGCTGGTGTCACAAGGCAATGCGATGGCTCGACGATCACGACATCGAATACGAAACCATTGATGTCATGGCGGATGAATCTGCCTACGACGAAATGATCCGCATTTCCGATCAGGAGCTGGCGCCCGTCATCGATGTGAACGGCGAGGTGCTCGCCGACTTTGGGCCGGATCAGCTCGAAGCGTTCTGGAACAAACTGGAAAAGAAAAATGCCCGCGCCTAG
- the rsmI gene encoding 16S rRNA (cytidine(1402)-2'-O)-methyltransferase, whose product MPNDLPPLAPGTLYLVATPIGNLEDITLRALRVLRECDVVAAEDTRRSGQLLRHFEISKPMLSYFQFNEARRSEEIIERLRRGEKVALVTDAGSPGISDPGGRVVKAAIAAGLRVESVPGASALVAALTASGLPTDEFHFVGFLPHKSGQRRNQLRGLATVPGTLVFYESPYRVEKLLGELLEVMPERQVVLARELTKKFEEYLRGTPAELQEKLKTRSLKGEFVVLAAPSLAPARAAE is encoded by the coding sequence ATGCCGAATGACCTTCCCCCATTGGCGCCAGGAACGCTTTACCTCGTCGCGACGCCCATCGGCAATCTTGAGGACATCACCTTGCGCGCTCTTCGGGTGCTGCGGGAATGTGATGTGGTTGCCGCCGAGGACACCCGCCGTTCCGGGCAATTGCTGAGGCATTTTGAAATCAGCAAGCCGATGTTGAGCTACTTCCAATTCAACGAGGCGCGCCGCAGCGAAGAGATCATTGAACGCCTGCGTCGTGGCGAAAAGGTCGCGCTCGTGACCGATGCTGGCAGCCCTGGAATCAGCGATCCGGGCGGACGCGTGGTGAAGGCGGCAATCGCTGCAGGCTTGCGGGTTGAGTCCGTTCCCGGCGCGAGCGCGTTGGTGGCGGCGCTTACTGCGAGCGGGCTGCCGACTGACGAGTTTCATTTCGTGGGCTTCCTCCCGCACAAATCAGGGCAGCGGCGCAATCAGTTGCGGGGACTGGCAACGGTTCCCGGAACTCTGGTGTTTTACGAATCACCTTACCGCGTGGAAAAGTTGCTGGGCGAATTGCTCGAAGTCATGCCGGAGCGGCAGGTGGTGCTTGCGCGCGAACTCACAAAGAAATTCGAGGAATACCTTCGCGGCACTCCCGCCGAACTGCAGGAGAAGCTGAAGACGCGATCGCTCAAGGGCGAATTTGTCGTCTTGGCCGCACCCAGCCTTGCGCCCGCACGCGCGGCGGAGTAG
- the gcvH gene encoding glycine cleavage system protein GcvH: MSNVPSDLKYTKSHEWVRIAGDVATVGITDHAQHELTDVVFVELPEAGRKVKAGEPCAVVESVKTASDIYSPVTGEITEINKSVTDNPALVNTDPYAGGWFYKVRLSNTGELDGLMAAAEYQAQIGG, encoded by the coding sequence ATGAGCAACGTTCCTTCCGATTTGAAATATACGAAATCGCATGAATGGGTGCGGATTGCGGGCGATGTCGCCACCGTCGGCATCACCGACCACGCCCAGCATGAACTGACCGATGTGGTATTTGTCGAGCTGCCTGAAGCTGGCCGCAAGGTCAAGGCAGGTGAGCCGTGCGCCGTGGTGGAGTCGGTCAAGACAGCGAGCGACATCTATTCTCCCGTGACTGGCGAGATCACCGAGATCAACAAATCGGTCACGGACAATCCCGCGCTTGTAAACACAGATCCTTACGCTGGCGGCTGGTTCTACAAGGTGCGGCTCTCCAACACGGGCGAACTCGACGGCCTCATGGCTGCCGCAGAATACCAGGCGCAGATCGGCGGATGA